A single Curtobacterium sp. MCJR17_020 DNA region contains:
- the aceE gene encoding pyruvate dehydrogenase (acetyl-transferring), homodimeric type — MTVNDQDPYSTGANDQDPQETAEWRESLDGLVQTHGHQRGREIMLSLLKRSKELHLGVPMVPTTDYVNTIAPENEPEFPGDEELERRYRRWIRWNAAITVHRAQRPGISVGGHISTYASSAALYEVGYNHFFRAQDHASGGDQVFFQGHASPGMYARAYMEGRLGEDQLDGFRQEKSHAGGGLSSYPHPRLMPHFWQFPTVSMGIGPINAIYQAQQAKYLTNRGIKDASDQQVWAFLGDGEMDEVESRGQLQVAANDGLDNLNFVINCNLQRLDGPVRGNGKIIQELEAFFRGAGWNVIKVVWGREWDDLLARDTEGALLNLMNQTPDGDYQTYKAENGAYVRENFFGRDPKALELIEGYSDDQVWNLKRGGHDYRKVYAAFKAATEHKGQPTVILAKTVKGYGLGPSFEGRNATHQMKKLTLDNLKQFRDEMRIPVTDAQLEENPYTPPYYHPGNDDEAIQYMHERRQALGGYVPERRTKYTSITLPEDSKYQVVKKGSGKQEIATTMAFARLLKDLLRSPDFGDRVVPIIPDEARTFGMDAYFPSAKIYNPNGQHYTSVDRELLLAYKESPQGQIIHVGINEAGALAAFTAVGTSYSTQGEPLIPVYVFYSMFGFQRTGDAIWAAGDQMARGFMIGATAGRTTLTGEGLQHADGHSLLLATTNPAVVAYDPAYGYEIGHIVQAGLDRMYGTNEDGSPKHSDPNVMYYLTVYNEPIVQPAEPEGIDVDGIVKGMYLLKPSEHDGPKAQLLASGVAVPWILEAQQLLAEDWGVSADVWSVTSWGELYRDGLDAEQHAFLNPNESPRTPYVTERLLATEGPVVAVSDFMHQVQEQIRPFVPTDYATLGADGFGFSDTRPAARRFFHIDGPSVVVRTLQQLARQGKVDGALVQQAIDKYRLHDVTAGTTGSAGGES; from the coding sequence GTGACGGTGAACGACCAGGACCCGTACAGCACCGGGGCGAACGACCAGGACCCGCAGGAGACCGCCGAATGGCGTGAGTCCCTCGACGGATTGGTCCAGACCCACGGACACCAGCGCGGTCGCGAGATCATGCTGAGCCTGCTCAAGCGGTCCAAGGAACTGCACCTCGGTGTGCCGATGGTCCCGACGACGGACTACGTGAACACCATCGCGCCGGAGAACGAACCCGAGTTCCCCGGCGACGAGGAACTGGAGCGCCGGTACCGCCGGTGGATCCGCTGGAACGCGGCCATCACGGTGCACCGCGCGCAGCGTCCGGGCATCAGCGTCGGCGGCCACATCTCGACGTACGCGTCGAGCGCCGCGCTGTACGAGGTCGGCTACAACCACTTCTTCCGCGCGCAGGACCACGCGTCCGGCGGCGACCAGGTGTTCTTCCAGGGCCACGCCTCCCCCGGCATGTACGCCCGCGCCTACATGGAAGGGCGTCTCGGCGAGGACCAGCTCGACGGGTTCCGTCAGGAGAAGTCCCACGCCGGCGGCGGCCTGTCGTCGTACCCGCACCCGCGCCTCATGCCGCACTTCTGGCAGTTCCCGACCGTGTCGATGGGCATCGGCCCGATCAACGCGATCTACCAGGCGCAGCAGGCCAAGTACCTGACCAACCGCGGCATCAAGGACGCCTCTGACCAGCAGGTCTGGGCGTTCCTCGGCGACGGCGAGATGGACGAGGTCGAGTCGCGCGGACAGCTCCAGGTCGCCGCGAACGACGGCCTCGACAACCTGAACTTCGTGATCAACTGCAACCTGCAGCGGCTCGACGGTCCGGTGCGCGGCAACGGCAAGATCATCCAGGAGCTCGAGGCGTTCTTCCGCGGTGCGGGCTGGAACGTCATCAAGGTCGTCTGGGGGCGTGAGTGGGACGACCTGCTCGCCCGCGACACCGAGGGCGCGCTGCTCAACCTGATGAACCAGACGCCGGACGGCGACTACCAGACGTACAAGGCCGAGAACGGCGCGTACGTCCGCGAGAACTTCTTCGGGCGCGACCCGAAGGCGCTCGAGCTCATCGAGGGCTACAGCGACGACCAGGTCTGGAACCTCAAGCGCGGTGGCCACGACTACCGCAAGGTCTACGCCGCGTTCAAGGCCGCGACCGAGCACAAGGGCCAGCCGACGGTCATCCTGGCGAAGACGGTCAAGGGCTACGGCCTCGGCCCGAGCTTCGAGGGCCGCAACGCGACCCACCAGATGAAGAAGCTCACGCTCGACAACCTCAAGCAGTTCCGTGACGAGATGCGCATCCCGGTCACCGACGCGCAGCTGGAGGAGAACCCCTACACGCCGCCGTACTACCACCCGGGCAACGACGACGAGGCGATCCAGTACATGCACGAGCGTCGTCAGGCGCTCGGCGGCTACGTGCCGGAGCGTCGCACGAAGTACACCTCGATCACCCTGCCCGAGGACTCGAAGTACCAGGTCGTGAAGAAGGGCTCCGGCAAGCAGGAGATCGCCACCACCATGGCGTTCGCCCGACTGCTGAAGGACCTGCTCCGCTCCCCGGACTTCGGCGACCGCGTCGTCCCGATCATCCCGGACGAGGCACGCACGTTCGGCATGGACGCCTACTTCCCGTCGGCGAAGATCTACAACCCGAACGGCCAGCACTACACGTCGGTCGACCGCGAGCTCCTGCTGGCCTACAAGGAGAGCCCGCAGGGCCAGATCATCCACGTCGGCATCAACGAGGCGGGCGCCCTGGCGGCGTTCACCGCGGTCGGTACCTCGTACTCGACGCAGGGCGAACCGCTCATCCCGGTCTACGTCTTCTACTCGATGTTCGGGTTCCAGCGCACGGGTGACGCGATCTGGGCGGCGGGCGACCAGATGGCTCGTGGCTTCATGATCGGCGCCACCGCCGGTCGCACCACCCTGACGGGTGAGGGCCTGCAGCACGCCGACGGCCACTCGCTGCTCCTCGCGACGACGAACCCGGCCGTGGTGGCGTACGACCCCGCGTACGGGTACGAGATCGGGCACATCGTGCAGGCCGGCCTCGACCGGATGTACGGCACGAACGAGGACGGCTCGCCGAAGCACAGCGACCCGAACGTCATGTACTACCTGACGGTCTACAACGAGCCGATCGTCCAGCCGGCCGAGCCCGAGGGCATCGACGTCGACGGGATCGTCAAGGGCATGTACCTGCTCAAGCCGAGCGAGCACGACGGCCCGAAGGCCCAGCTGCTCGCGTCCGGTGTGGCCGTGCCGTGGATCCTCGAGGCGCAGCAGCTCCTCGCCGAGGACTGGGGCGTCTCCGCCGACGTCTGGAGCGTCACGAGCTGGGGTGAGCTGTACCGCGACGGTCTCGACGCGGAGCAGCACGCGTTCCTCAACCCGAACGAGTCGCCGCGCACGCCGTACGTCACCGAGCGCCTGCTCGCCACCGAGGGGCCGGTCGTCGCCGTCAGCGACTTCATGCACCAGGTGCAGGAGCAGATCCGCCCGTTCGTGCCGACCGACTACGCCACGCTCGGCGCCGACGGCTTCGGCTTCTCGGACACCCGTCCGGCCGCTCGCCGCTTCTTCCACATCGACGGCCCCTCGGTCGTCGTGCGGACGCTGCAGCAGCTCGCCCGCCAGGGCAAGGTCGACGGCGCACTCGTCCAGCAGGCGATCGACAAGTACCGCCTGCACGACGTGACCGCCGGCACCACGGGCAGCGCGGGCGGCGAGAGCTGA
- a CDS encoding peroxiredoxin, with the protein MALEIGSLAPDFELPNQFGEHVRLSDFRGNRPVALVFFPLAFSSNCTNELCALQDNVAMFQDQRVELIGISVDSKATLRSFAELNGYDFELLADFWPHGAVSKEYGVFLEHKGFATRATFVIDVQGRIKASIITEPGLQRDVAEYKAALDRLAACTAPVPVG; encoded by the coding sequence ATGGCTCTCGAGATCGGCTCTCTCGCGCCGGACTTCGAGCTCCCGAACCAGTTCGGTGAGCACGTCCGACTCAGCGACTTCCGCGGCAACCGCCCGGTCGCACTCGTCTTCTTCCCGCTCGCGTTCTCGTCGAACTGCACGAACGAGCTCTGCGCCCTGCAGGACAACGTCGCGATGTTCCAGGACCAGCGCGTCGAGCTGATCGGCATCTCGGTCGACTCCAAGGCGACGCTCCGCTCCTTCGCCGAGCTCAACGGCTACGACTTCGAGCTCCTCGCCGACTTCTGGCCGCACGGCGCGGTCTCGAAGGAGTACGGCGTCTTCCTCGAGCACAAGGGCTTCGCCACCCGCGCGACCTTCGTCATCGACGTGCAGGGGCGCATCAAGGCCTCGATCATCACCGAGCCCGGCCTGCAGCGCGACGTCGCCGAGTACAAGGCCGCGCTCGACCGCCTCGCCGCCTGCACCGCACCCGTCCCGGTCGGCTAG
- a CDS encoding alpha/beta hydrolase translates to MHAIDTDARDRVVTTEAYAPQPVSPTPAAWHLRRTEVLTPAGPVVVHHRPGPDPLLLLHGVAGSWSTWTPLLTAAHGVGDRGLVLVDLPGWGSSPAPEHPFDLDDVAVALTAVLDGLDITAVDVLGHSMGAFVGMHLAVVAPRLVRSVALVSGTTVATADAARHPFRGLRTLPAFTLLRAGLSITGEAARPMLRALSRVGLLPLLAAPVFTHVRQLDRSVLDAFVQELRPTRFTDAARTAAGYDLDRWRGITCPVTAIAGRDDVFARVSDLEALRELVPQVRTLLLDDCGHFAHVEHPDAVARELGLA, encoded by the coding sequence GTGCACGCCATCGACACGGACGCACGTGACCGTGTGGTCACCACCGAGGCCTACGCCCCCCAGCCGGTGTCGCCCACGCCCGCCGCGTGGCACCTCCGGCGCACCGAGGTCCTGACGCCCGCCGGGCCCGTCGTGGTGCACCACCGGCCGGGTCCGGACCCGCTCCTGCTGCTGCACGGCGTCGCGGGCTCGTGGTCGACCTGGACCCCGCTGCTGACCGCGGCGCACGGCGTCGGTGACCGTGGCCTGGTGCTCGTCGACCTGCCGGGCTGGGGTTCGTCCCCGGCTCCGGAGCACCCGTTCGACCTCGACGACGTCGCGGTGGCGCTGACCGCGGTGCTCGACGGGCTCGACATCACCGCGGTGGACGTCCTCGGGCACTCGATGGGTGCCTTCGTCGGGATGCACCTGGCGGTCGTCGCGCCCCGGCTCGTGCGGTCGGTGGCCCTGGTGTCCGGAACGACCGTCGCGACCGCGGACGCCGCACGGCACCCCTTCCGAGGGCTCCGGACGCTGCCGGCGTTCACCCTGCTGCGGGCTGGCCTGTCGATCACCGGCGAGGCCGCCCGGCCGATGCTCCGGGCGCTGTCCCGCGTCGGGCTGCTGCCGCTGCTCGCCGCGCCGGTGTTCACGCACGTCCGGCAGCTCGACCGCAGCGTGCTCGACGCCTTCGTCCAGGAACTCCGGCCGACCCGGTTCACCGACGCGGCGCGGACCGCTGCGGGCTACGACCTCGACCGTTGGCGGGGGATCACCTGCCCGGTGACCGCGATCGCCGGGCGCGACGACGTGTTCGCGCGCGTCTCGGACCTCGAGGCCCTGCGGGAGCTCGTGCCGCAGGTCCGCACGCTGCTGCTCGACGACTGCGGGCACTTCGCGCACGTCGAGCACCCGGACGCCGTGGCGCGCGAGCTCGGACTCGCCTGA
- a CDS encoding alpha/beta fold hydrolase, with protein MTTLHGWSGSPAVRAAVQLPPAARAGVVICPPLGQEGVIAYRTLRLLADRLEARGIASMRYDPSGRGDGAPDTDPDAQVRSARHAAAVLRTSGVQHVAFVGLASAALVAAAAAEDTDALLVWDAPASGRGWLRRQRALATITIGSERVVDGVESLIGIEVEPDEATALSALAFAPRTGPTVALVRPETRAPKSLGPVETVEVPGSAELLDGTSIHARIPGAAVDRAVAWLDAWAPTAAAQVVPPVLDEVLDVDGRVSERIVHLGPDALFAVETVSSAQHHDAPLVVLHNGAAEHRVGATDYQVDLARALARDGARVVRVDRRATGESTSVREDERSFLFAQEWVEDQSAVVADLGTPSDRLVLVGMCAGAWLAGRSADEAPRLVVEISPNDYRRQPAAPGSYEDAVRAVDAPSAGRLWVRQRYNAVVPKALREWIARRDRVGGVVEHVRPLVEHGTDVVVIAAPEDAALFDRLGGQKALRRYGGVGRRGSVSIVRVEDGDHSLFSPVMRRAVRAEVRSRVAATFPVPA; from the coding sequence GTGACGACGCTGCACGGATGGTCCGGTTCACCGGCCGTCCGCGCCGCCGTGCAGCTGCCGCCCGCGGCGCGGGCCGGCGTCGTCATCTGCCCGCCACTGGGACAGGAAGGCGTGATCGCGTACCGCACGCTCCGCCTGCTCGCAGACCGCCTGGAGGCCCGTGGCATCGCCTCGATGCGCTACGACCCGTCCGGACGTGGTGACGGCGCACCCGACACCGACCCCGACGCGCAGGTCCGGTCCGCACGCCACGCGGCCGCCGTGCTCCGCACGTCGGGAGTGCAGCACGTGGCGTTCGTCGGGCTCGCCTCCGCAGCCCTCGTCGCCGCAGCCGCCGCGGAGGACACCGACGCCCTGCTCGTCTGGGACGCCCCGGCGTCCGGTCGGGGCTGGCTCCGTCGGCAACGTGCCCTCGCGACGATCACCATCGGCAGCGAGCGGGTCGTCGACGGCGTCGAGAGCTTGATCGGCATCGAGGTCGAACCCGACGAGGCGACGGCGCTCTCCGCGCTCGCCTTCGCGCCGCGCACCGGTCCGACCGTGGCGCTGGTGCGGCCCGAGACCCGTGCGCCGAAGTCCCTCGGACCCGTCGAGACCGTCGAAGTGCCCGGCAGCGCCGAGTTGCTCGACGGCACCAGCATCCACGCCCGGATCCCCGGAGCCGCGGTCGACCGAGCCGTCGCCTGGCTCGATGCCTGGGCGCCGACCGCTGCGGCGCAGGTGGTGCCGCCCGTGCTCGACGAGGTCCTGGACGTCGACGGCCGCGTGTCGGAGCGCATCGTCCACCTCGGCCCCGACGCGTTGTTCGCCGTCGAGACCGTGTCGTCCGCCCAGCACCACGACGCCCCGCTCGTCGTCCTGCACAACGGCGCCGCCGAACACCGGGTCGGTGCCACCGACTACCAGGTCGACCTCGCCCGTGCGCTCGCGCGGGACGGCGCCCGCGTCGTCCGGGTCGACCGCCGTGCCACCGGCGAGAGCACCAGCGTGCGCGAGGACGAACGCAGCTTCCTGTTCGCCCAGGAGTGGGTGGAGGACCAGTCCGCCGTCGTCGCCGACCTCGGCACCCCCTCGGACCGCCTGGTGCTCGTCGGCATGTGCGCCGGTGCGTGGCTCGCCGGTCGGTCGGCGGACGAGGCTCCGCGCCTGGTCGTCGAGATCAGCCCGAACGACTACCGCCGGCAGCCGGCGGCACCGGGCAGCTACGAGGACGCCGTCCGCGCTGTCGATGCTCCCTCGGCCGGTCGGCTGTGGGTCCGCCAGCGGTACAACGCCGTCGTGCCGAAGGCCCTGCGCGAGTGGATCGCCCGGCGGGACCGCGTCGGCGGCGTCGTCGAACACGTCCGACCGCTCGTGGAGCACGGCACCGACGTCGTCGTGATCGCCGCCCCGGAGGACGCCGCGCTGTTCGACCGGCTCGGCGGGCAGAAGGCCCTGCGCCGCTACGGCGGTGTCGGTCGGCGCGGTTCGGTGTCGATCGTGCGGGTCGAGGACGGCGACCACTCGCTGTTCTCCCCCGTGATGCGTCGCGCCGTGCGAGCCGAGGTGCGTTCCCGCGTCGCGGCGACGTTCCCCGTCCCCGCCTGA
- a CDS encoding amino acid--[acyl-carrier-protein] ligase, translating to MTITDPTTTSTTAAPDLDAARAALRTRLLADRVLIDLGSPGLYGRTGVFERVYTAVDAAAVRSQQDLDAEVLRFPPVEPLAAFERTDYIASFPDLAASISGFTGDDRTHRALLAARERGERWEGFLEPADLMLTPAVCHPVYGLVGDTIPQEGRFFDIVGDSFRREPSLDPMRLQAFHMHEFVHIGTPASAQQHRDGRIPVMRELLESFGLEIDVVPANDPFFGRVGQMLARNQVEQALKFEFVTPVYGDDHPTTAISSANLHEDHFGTSFALRTADGEVAHSACIAFGLERITIALFAAHGTDVDAWPASVRAALEL from the coding sequence GTGACCATCACGGACCCCACCACCACCAGCACCACCGCCGCGCCGGACCTCGACGCGGCGCGCGCCGCGCTCCGCACCCGCTTGCTCGCCGACCGCGTGCTCATCGACCTCGGCTCCCCCGGGCTGTACGGCCGCACCGGCGTGTTCGAGCGCGTGTACACGGCCGTCGACGCCGCGGCCGTCCGCAGCCAGCAGGACCTCGACGCCGAGGTGCTGCGGTTCCCGCCGGTCGAGCCGCTCGCGGCGTTCGAGCGCACCGACTACATCGCCTCGTTCCCGGACCTCGCCGCGTCGATCTCCGGGTTCACCGGCGACGACCGCACGCACCGGGCACTGCTCGCCGCCCGCGAGCGGGGTGAGCGCTGGGAGGGCTTCCTCGAGCCCGCCGACCTCATGCTCACCCCCGCGGTCTGCCACCCGGTGTACGGCCTGGTCGGCGACACGATCCCGCAGGAGGGCCGTTTCTTCGACATCGTCGGCGACTCCTTCCGCCGCGAACCGTCGCTCGACCCGATGCGCCTGCAGGCCTTCCACATGCACGAGTTCGTGCACATCGGCACGCCGGCGTCGGCCCAGCAGCACCGCGACGGCCGGATCCCGGTGATGCGCGAGCTGCTCGAGTCGTTCGGGCTCGAGATCGACGTCGTCCCCGCCAACGACCCGTTCTTCGGCCGCGTCGGGCAGATGCTCGCCCGCAACCAGGTCGAGCAGGCGCTCAAGTTCGAGTTCGTCACGCCGGTCTACGGCGACGACCACCCGACCACGGCGATCAGCTCGGCGAACCTGCACGAGGACCACTTCGGCACCTCGTTCGCCCTCCGCACCGCCGACGGCGAGGTCGCCCACAGCGCCTGCATCGCCTTCGGCCTGGAGCGCATCACCATCGCCCTGTTCGCCGCACACGGCACGGACGTCGACGCCTGGCCGGCGTCGGTCCGCGCGGCACTCGAGCTGTGA
- a CDS encoding acyl-CoA dehydrogenase family protein, whose translation MTLTLPATSVVDRFAERAAAVAAVAAQFADEVDRDARPPREAIAAMREYGLLAAAVPAEHGGEGASVSELSAIATELGRACAATGMVFAMHQGQVMALWRHGGDGAGVLETIAAVRDGALVASATTERGVGGDARRSTCSIEATDDGRIRLRKDAPVISYATEADAVFVTARRDPDAPASDQRLLICRTDSMVLSQTSTWDTMGLRGTCSNGWILDTETTVDRVFRDDYAAISAQTVLPVSHVLWASVWLGIAASASERARTAVRKQARAAIGTTPPGALRLAELLVDLQAVADSVRHAAERFDDAADDPEVLASSAYALAANALKIGASERVTDIVTKAMRIVGIAGYAASGPMSIARHLRDAHGAAVMVSNDRLLKNDADLALMTGVIL comes from the coding sequence GTGACCCTGACCCTCCCCGCGACGTCCGTCGTCGACCGGTTCGCCGAGCGTGCTGCCGCCGTCGCCGCGGTCGCCGCGCAGTTCGCGGACGAGGTCGACCGCGACGCCCGTCCACCGCGCGAGGCCATCGCGGCGATGCGCGAGTACGGTCTGCTCGCCGCCGCCGTCCCCGCCGAGCACGGTGGCGAGGGCGCCTCGGTGTCCGAGCTCTCCGCGATCGCCACCGAGCTCGGGCGTGCCTGTGCCGCCACCGGGATGGTCTTCGCGATGCACCAGGGCCAGGTGATGGCGCTCTGGCGGCACGGCGGCGACGGTGCCGGCGTGCTCGAGACCATCGCAGCGGTCCGCGACGGCGCGCTCGTCGCCTCGGCGACCACGGAGCGCGGGGTCGGCGGCGACGCCCGTCGTTCCACCTGCTCCATCGAGGCCACCGACGACGGCCGGATCCGCCTGCGCAAGGACGCGCCGGTGATCTCGTACGCGACCGAGGCCGACGCGGTGTTCGTCACCGCCCGACGCGACCCGGACGCCCCGGCCTCCGACCAGCGGCTGCTCATCTGCCGGACCGACTCGATGGTGCTGTCGCAGACCTCCACCTGGGACACCATGGGGCTGCGCGGGACCTGCAGCAACGGCTGGATCCTCGACACCGAGACCACCGTCGACCGGGTGTTCCGCGACGACTACGCCGCGATCTCGGCGCAGACGGTCCTGCCGGTGTCGCACGTGCTCTGGGCCTCGGTGTGGCTCGGCATCGCCGCCTCGGCGAGCGAGCGCGCCCGGACCGCCGTCCGCAAACAGGCGCGCGCCGCGATCGGGACGACCCCGCCCGGAGCACTCCGGCTCGCCGAGCTCCTGGTCGACCTGCAGGCCGTCGCCGACTCCGTCCGGCACGCCGCCGAGCGGTTCGACGACGCCGCCGACGACCCCGAGGTGCTCGCCTCGAGCGCCTACGCCCTCGCCGCGAACGCCCTGAAGATCGGTGCGTCCGAGCGCGTCACCGACATCGTCACGAAGGCGATGCGGATCGTCGGGATCGCGGGCTACGCGGCCTCGGGTCCGATGAGCATCGCCCGACACCTCCGAGACGCCCACGGTGCCGCCGTCATGGTGAGCAACGACCGTCTCCTCAAGAACGACGCCGACCTGGCCCTCATGACGGGAGTGATCCTGTGA
- a CDS encoding acyl carrier protein: MDQEPKHSGATAPTSTTTATLADPAIEQAVRRALADHGRLTVDAQDVASIADLYALGLSSHATVNVMLAVESELDVEFPDSVLNRSTFATVESIVAAAELAS, translated from the coding sequence ATGGACCAGGAACCGAAGCACTCCGGCGCGACCGCGCCGACGTCGACGACCACCGCGACCCTCGCCGACCCGGCGATCGAGCAGGCCGTCCGCCGCGCCCTCGCCGACCACGGGCGTCTGACCGTGGATGCGCAGGACGTCGCGTCGATCGCCGACCTGTACGCGCTCGGGCTGTCGTCGCACGCCACGGTGAACGTCATGCTCGCCGTCGAGTCCGAGCTCGACGTCGAGTTCCCCGACTCGGTCCTGAACCGGTCCACCTTCGCCACCGTCGAGTCGATCGTGGCCGCTGCGGAGCTCGCCTCGTGA
- a CDS encoding holo-ACP synthase: protein MGTIRTGTDLAAVEDVVAGISAHGERYLDRLFTVRERTDAGDDPERLAARFAGKEAVVKLLRPAPDQAIPLRDVGIVLDEHGAPTVELTGAAAALAESVGCGPIAVSLAHERGLAVATAVALSDR from the coding sequence ATGGGCACGATCCGGACCGGCACCGACCTCGCTGCGGTCGAGGACGTCGTGGCGGGCATCTCCGCCCACGGTGAGCGGTACCTGGACCGGCTCTTCACCGTGCGGGAGCGCACCGACGCGGGCGACGACCCGGAGCGTCTGGCCGCACGGTTCGCGGGCAAGGAAGCGGTGGTCAAGCTCCTCCGCCCCGCGCCGGACCAGGCGATCCCGCTGCGCGACGTGGGGATCGTCCTCGACGAGCACGGGGCGCCGACCGTCGAGCTGACCGGGGCCGCCGCCGCGCTGGCCGAGTCGGTCGGGTGCGGCCCGATCGCGGTGTCGCTCGCGCACGAGCGCGGGCTCGCGGTCGCGACGGCGGTCGCGCTGTCCGACCGCTGA
- a CDS encoding CoF synthetase yields MKRAAVFTVVWVVETFVALFMPRVGTHKLLLTPGIEPLRWTLGRWRAWRTVERAAKRVPAYGAFLAEAGRASRPFRLDTRGGIAAAISGLPEMDKESYVKRWSIPERCVDGRLPRRGVVVDESSGSSGTPTSWVRGPDERQATRQLLQLGFSRTAKDLPKQPFVLNAFSLGAWATGMNVTASLTESSMIKSIGPDRDKIVQTMREFGTDFTYIICSYPPFLKALFEDDRLDWSEYTIVAAFGGEGISENMRAHIEQYAQAVLGSYGASDLEINLGIETPFSVQLRRAIATSPELSAALTKQAEYGVLPMVFQFNPFGYLIETNELGELVVTITRSENISPRIRYNIHDRGHVVRMRSLRQTLRAHGFDELADAAELDLPLLFHYGRSDLSVDYNGAVVAPDVVRDVVYGDPELLEAVENHRLISYEDDRGDRQLHIAFQLAAGAGSFDSDAARPAVIAELRRLNKDFSNAIRTAPPGTLPTVAFYPYRTGPFREDGKKLKNEYVWQLPAGSVEQWELDLAWVAPKEA; encoded by the coding sequence GTGAAGCGCGCGGCGGTCTTCACGGTCGTGTGGGTCGTCGAGACCTTCGTGGCGCTGTTCATGCCGCGGGTCGGCACCCACAAGCTCCTGCTCACGCCGGGCATCGAGCCGCTCCGCTGGACCCTCGGACGCTGGCGTGCCTGGCGGACCGTGGAGCGGGCTGCGAAGCGGGTGCCCGCGTACGGGGCGTTCCTGGCGGAGGCGGGGCGGGCCTCCCGTCCGTTCCGTCTCGACACGCGTGGCGGGATCGCCGCGGCGATCTCGGGGCTGCCCGAGATGGACAAGGAGTCGTACGTCAAGCGGTGGAGCATCCCCGAGCGGTGCGTCGACGGGCGGCTGCCGCGGCGCGGGGTCGTCGTCGACGAGTCGAGCGGGTCGAGCGGCACGCCGACCAGCTGGGTGCGCGGGCCCGACGAACGGCAGGCCACACGGCAACTGCTGCAGCTCGGGTTCTCGCGCACCGCGAAGGACCTGCCGAAGCAGCCGTTCGTGCTCAACGCGTTCTCGCTCGGGGCGTGGGCCACGGGCATGAACGTGACGGCGTCGCTCACCGAGTCGTCGATGATCAAGTCGATCGGGCCGGACCGCGACAAGATCGTGCAGACGATGCGCGAGTTCGGCACCGACTTCACGTACATCATCTGCAGCTACCCGCCGTTCCTGAAGGCGCTGTTCGAGGACGACCGGCTCGACTGGAGCGAGTACACGATCGTCGCGGCGTTCGGTGGCGAGGGCATCAGCGAGAACATGCGCGCCCACATCGAGCAGTACGCGCAGGCCGTCCTCGGGTCGTACGGGGCGAGCGACCTGGAGATCAACCTCGGCATCGAGACGCCGTTCAGCGTGCAGCTGCGCCGGGCGATCGCGACGTCGCCCGAGCTGTCCGCCGCGCTGACGAAGCAGGCCGAGTACGGCGTGCTGCCGATGGTGTTCCAGTTCAACCCGTTCGGGTACCTGATCGAGACGAACGAACTCGGCGAACTCGTCGTGACCATCACCCGATCCGAGAACATCAGTCCGCGGATCCGGTACAACATCCACGACCGCGGGCACGTCGTGCGGATGCGTTCACTGCGGCAGACGCTCCGCGCACACGGCTTCGACGAGCTCGCCGACGCCGCCGAGCTCGACCTGCCGCTGCTGTTCCACTACGGCCGGTCCGACCTGTCCGTCGACTACAACGGCGCGGTCGTCGCACCCGACGTCGTGCGCGACGTGGTCTACGGCGACCCGGAGCTGCTCGAGGCCGTCGAGAACCACCGGCTCATCAGCTACGAGGACGACCGGGGCGACCGCCAGCTGCACATCGCGTTCCAGCTCGCTGCGGGCGCCGGGTCCTTCGACTCGGACGCGGCGCGCCCCGCGGTCATCGCCGAACTGCGGCGGCTGAACAAGGACTTCTCGAACGCGATCCGGACGGCGCCGCCCGGCACGCTGCCGACGGTGGCGTTCTACCCGTACCGGACTGGGCCGTTCCGCGAGGACGGCAAGAAGCTCAAGAACGAGTACGTGTGGCAGTTGCCGGCCGGCTCGGTGGAGCAGTGGGAGCTCGACCTGGCGTGGGTCGCGCCGAAGGAGGCGTGA